Genomic window (Scleropages formosus chromosome 16, fSclFor1.1, whole genome shotgun sequence):
TCCAAGATAAATATTTTGAAGCCCTTAGTCAGCGAAATAAAGGGCGGAGGCCTCGTGCTCAGCATATTCAGGAGATTCCACCAAAGATAATGAGCATAGaacaatattttaattctttgtttGCACTCAGTGAGAGGGAAGCCACTATAAAACACTTGAAAAGGCTTCTTCAGCATCTGAAGGGCGGGGCGCTAAGAGTGTTTCTCCGGCAGACTGGGATCGATCAGAACCGGTCCCCTGTGATGGACACAGTGGCGCCCCCTGCGCAGCTCGCACTGACACTCCTCCACCATGGTGACCACCTTGGAGGCCCGCGTGTCGCCGGAGCACTTGAGCTCCACCGTCCGGCGCGCGACCTTCATGGGGGCGCAGCACGAGCAGAGCGCGTGCGGGCCCCCGGCCCCGGAGCGGGGCGCGTGCCCGGGGCCGCACTGCCCGAAGCACAGATTGTTCTTCACAGCCACCGTCTCGCAGCCCTCGTGACCCACCTTCTGCAATCAGACACAAACAGAGGGGGTGATCGGCAACAATATGACCGCatgacaacatttttattagcgCTGCGCGGGGAGGTACCTGCTGCTGGAAGGGGATGGTGTGGCAGGTCTTCTGCTGAACTTCTTTATTTCTGAGAGCCACAATGGACTGGAAATCCGATCTTCTTCTGAACGTGAAGTCATTCCAGAACTTTCTGGCGTTTTTAAACGACGGGGCTTGGGTCGCATCCCAGGCGGAGAGGGGCACCGGTGTGGGTCTCGACCCCCTGAATGCCGGTGCTCCTGGAAGGCTCCTCAGAGACCACGCCGTCCACGGCTGGCTGCCCGGCTCGTAGCTCTGGCTCCAGTTCCGCAGCTCCATCGTGTTCTTGATTATATGTTCCGAGCTCGAACCCGGTGCCGGCGCCTGACCCGCACCCGCATTTCTCCTCACCTCACTCAGCTGCCTCTGCACGTGGAGCTGCGGGAAGCTCGATCCCCGACCCTCGCGGTACAAAACGCTCATCACGAGGACAGTGACACACCACCAGCAGGTAAGCATCTCTGGTCTTCTCGCGGTGTCCGCGGAAACAGCTCGGACCTGGTGGCGACGGCGGTCGGATCACTTTGTGGGGCGCTCCCGCGGGACCACTGCCCTTTATGAAGACACGGCGTGGTCCCCAGCCAGTCCCGCGCCGCCTCGAGACTCTAGTGATGACAAATGACGTATTGCAATGGACGCCTGGATCGCGCGCAGTCCAAAAAGCCACGTCTTTCCAAGTTTGTCCCCTCGGCCACGGAGAGCAGTAAAATCTGCACAGTTACCGGAGTAACGTTcactttctaaaaaaataatttcatatgaACCTTACAGTCGAGAGAACATAATTggaataaatgataaaacataATTAGAGTATAATGATTATTAATGGGTATGTAAAcatcattatattattatgacAATGTTGTCGtaacaaagagaaacacaacCGCCTCTTTCAACGTTgtattttacacttattcactcctctgatgcgtttctccaaagcgactttcagtgttaagagcgcctacagttatttaaccTTTTTCCCCCGGAGGAACTGAGGGTTAAGCATCTTACTCtggagtactacagctggtaaactaagggattcgaacctgtaacctttgaaTCAcaaggagcagctctaactacaacATTAGCTGCTCTTATACGACACGTTAGTACAACAGCACAAGAGGTGTaatttcctcacacacacacgctacgAGTCTATATTATTTATGAAACGGTATAAACTCCAGCTAAAAGTTACTAAAAGTGTTTCGAGTGAAGCATAAAATTGGCGGATATTGAATTTAAACGATTATGTCAAATTTATCTAGAGGTTTTTGAGTTTGACGGTGTTCAGTTAAGTTAGTTAATTTAGTTTCATTCATCTCTATTGGATTTAAGTGGTAGAATGAACAATTAGGACGTTAGATTTCATAAAAGGATTTGGGTCTCTCCTAACTGCGGTCATTTAATATAATCCATGACgtttataaatatattcagaTTCCATTCCCATCCAGCTAACCATCCTACACTACACTATACTTCTCTGTTTTTGATCAGACATTAGCTCCAGGTAAAGGTGCTGGAATGAAgcgtttcttgtttttttttaattagattaCCTAATAAAATTACTTAGATTTATCTGTCTAGAGGATTCAAGCAGTGTTATGAGGATGTCGGATTTCATGAAGGAATCTGGGATCTATTTAAACTGCTCTCGTTTCAAATCTGTGCATCTATACACACTTGGACAGAACAAATTGAGCAAAAAAcgtaataataaaaagaagctGTTATTTTCTGGAAAGAGGAGGTGAAAAGCACCAGTAAAACCTTTATGGGACGTGAGGACAGGGTGGTGCTGGTCCGGCGCTCTGAGGTGAGACTCAGACCATATGGCTCTAAGGTGAGCGCTGGACACTAATGACGTCACAGGCAAGGAAGGGGGCGCGTGGGGCGTCTGCGGGACCCGAATACACATGAGGTCCGTTCAACAGGCGAAGCAGacaatttccatttacattacaatttACGGTCCATCCGGCGAGAACATTTGCGTGAGACTTTTAGGGGAGCTTTTCTCTAGTTTTCTATTGCAATGATGCATTCCAGTCACATTTGTGAATATTTATTTGACACGAAGAGGGTCTCATTCATAATGCCGAACCTTTTCTTTCCATCCAGGCCACTTCAGAGCGCCACAGTATGGTGCTCCTCCTCATACAACCTACAATAAGTTAAAGTACACATTAGAATACAGAAATACCTTTTGATAAAACTCATGCCTCAGCATCATGTAATTGAAGAAGACAAGCTGACATAATCTGTACTGCATATGTAATTCGGCAGTATCCGATACACAGATTGCGCAGACAGCAATGCTGTGTATTATTTCCTTATTCCACAGTCCCCAAAGGGTAGAAGCACTGTGAGTGGGTCGGTGTGAAGAGCAGCCAGTCcctgtgtaaacacacacaccttcacactTCCCCTCCACCTCCGCACTTCAAAGCACTGTCGTTCACAGGCAGTGGCAGGGCTCCCTCCCTTGTCTTCCGCCTGTGGCAAAAGCAAGGAAGCCAATCCATAGCCCCAGCTTCCCTCTTCCCAGGGACATCACTGCTCGTAAAGCTCTGGTGATGCTGCATGTTGTACCTTTATCCAGGGTTGCAGCAGCCTCCAGCACCTAAAAGTCCTCTGTGCCCATTCCATTAAGAAACTGGGCATGACTGCAGCAGTCCTATATGAAAAATACTATAACATAAAGCCCAGAATGGCTGATGGATTGACAAATGttacattatcattatttcagCTACACTGCCAATGGACACTCGAGAGCCAGCAGGAGACTCACTTTATTACTTGATAtgaaaaaatcacacacatagtttgaaaccacctgtcccaagcggggtcacggcaaactggagcccaacccagcaagacagggcac
Coding sequences:
- the LOC114912420 gene encoding cerberus-like, with the protein product MLTCWWCVTVLVMSVLYREGRGSSFPQLHVQRQLSEVRRNAGAGQAPAPGSSSEHIIKNTMELRNWSQSYEPGSQPWTAWSLRSLPGAPAFRGSRPTPVPLSAWDATQAPSFKNARKFWNDFTFRRRSDFQSIVALRNKEVQQKTCHTIPFQQQVGHEGCETVAVKNNLCFGQCGPGHAPRSGAGGPHALCSCCAPMKVARRTVELKCSGDTRASKVVTMVEECQCELRRGRHCVHHRGPVLIDPSLPEKHS